One window of the Neorickettsia findlayensis genome contains the following:
- the tuf gene encoding elongation factor Tu, translated as MAVKQKQVFVNDRPHLNIGTIGHVDHGKTTLTAAITKFCSEEGGGYEADFRAYDNIDKAPEERQRGITISTAHVEYKTPERHYAHVDCPGHADYIKNMITGAAQMDGAILVVAGTDGAMQQTKEHILLAKQVGVASIVVYINKCDSSELDEELLELVESDLKDLLISHGFDLPEDNDDGSNPAIIRGSALLALNGEESELGKGSIRKLLAACDKYIALPERAVDGDFLMSIEDVFSISGRGTVVTGKIERGRIKVGDEVEIVGIRDTQKTTCTGVEMFNKLVEQGEAGFNVGILLRGSKREDVCRGQVLCKPGSITPHRKLRARIVTLTKEEGGRRTGFVSGYKPQFYFRTTDVTGTAYLPVNGAEIVMPGDDLEIFVELLNPIAMEKGSRFAIREGGVTVGAGQVLEIMDSKSDAEIAEMFRIVKGVKN; from the coding sequence ATGGCTGTTAAACAGAAGCAGGTCTTCGTGAATGATAGACCGCATTTAAACATAGGTACGATAGGACACGTCGATCATGGAAAGACGACCTTGACTGCTGCGATTACCAAATTTTGTTCAGAGGAAGGTGGTGGCTACGAGGCTGATTTTAGGGCATATGATAATATCGATAAAGCTCCAGAGGAAAGGCAGCGTGGTATTACCATTTCCACTGCGCATGTTGAGTATAAGACTCCGGAGCGTCACTATGCACACGTAGACTGTCCGGGGCATGCGGATTATATCAAAAATATGATTACGGGTGCTGCGCAAATGGATGGTGCTATACTCGTGGTTGCGGGTACAGACGGTGCCATGCAACAGACAAAGGAGCATATCCTTTTGGCAAAGCAGGTTGGTGTTGCTAGTATCGTTGTTTACATCAACAAGTGTGATTCTTCTGAGCTTGATGAGGAACTTCTGGAGCTTGTTGAGAGTGACCTCAAGGATCTTTTGATATCGCATGGGTTTGATTTGCCGGAGGATAATGATGATGGAAGCAATCCGGCAATCATAAGGGGTTCTGCGTTGTTGGCACTTAATGGTGAAGAAAGTGAACTTGGTAAGGGTTCTATTCGCAAGTTGCTTGCTGCGTGCGATAAATATATTGCACTTCCTGAAAGGGCGGTTGATGGTGATTTCCTAATGTCTATTGAGGATGTTTTTTCCATTTCTGGACGTGGGACTGTTGTTACTGGAAAAATTGAGCGCGGTCGTATCAAAGTTGGTGATGAAGTTGAAATTGTTGGTATAAGAGACACGCAAAAAACTACTTGTACTGGTGTCGAAATGTTTAACAAGCTTGTTGAACAAGGTGAGGCTGGATTTAATGTTGGTATCCTTCTCCGTGGTTCGAAAAGAGAGGATGTGTGTAGGGGACAGGTTCTCTGTAAGCCGGGCTCGATTACTCCTCATAGAAAGTTGAGAGCGCGGATTGTAACCCTCACAAAAGAGGAAGGTGGTAGAAGAACTGGATTCGTTTCTGGATACAAGCCACAGTTTTATTTCCGTACTACAGATGTTACTGGTACGGCGTACTTGCCTGTGAATGGTGCCGAAATCGTCATGCCGGGTGATGACTTGGAGATTTTTGTAGAGCTCTTGAATCCGATCGCAATGGAGAAAGGATCCAGATTTGCAATCAGAGAAGGAGGAGTGACGGTAGGTGCTGGTCAAGTGTTAGAAATTATGGATTCTAAGAGTGATGCCGAAATAGCGGAGATGTTCAGGATTGTGAAGGGCGTGAAGAATTGA
- the fusA gene encoding elongation factor G — protein sequence MSVSSIELEKIRNIGIMAHIDAGKTTTTERILLYTGVNRTVGEVHEGAATMDWMEQEKERGITITSAATTCWWKGAKINIIDTPGHVDFTIEVERSLRVLDGAVAVFDGVAGVEPQSETVWRQADKHNVPRLCFVNKMDRMGADFYRCAEMIVSKLNANPVVVQLPIGVSESFVGVVDLVKMQAIYWQGDDFGAKFEYREIPADLVEQATLYREKLMEKIAETDDKFMDRYFGGERISEEEIKAAIRAGTIGYHFVPVLCGSAFKNKGVQPLLDAVVDYLPSPVDTKDIVGENEKGEKINVKPDPKAPFVGLAFKVMNDPYVGSLTFVRIYSGTLNSGDVVINSHGGNKERIGRMLLMHANSREDVKSETAGNIVALAGLKNTSTGDTLCASGRVITLERISAPDPVIEIAIEPKSTAEQEKMALAVARLCAEDPSLKVASNEETGQTLLRGMGELHLEIILDRLKREFNVNVNVGDPQVAYRETITRSYEIDYTHKKQTGGAGQFARVKMLFEPYTEGEFLFESKITGGAIPKEYIPGVEKGLISVKNKGLLANYPIIGFKVTLLDGAFHDVDSSVLAFEIAARDAFKEAAKKLGLKIMEPLMSVEIVTPEEYTGTVIGDLNSRRGKIAEMEAKGNARVISGVVPLSRMFGYVNDLRSSTQGRASYSMEFKEYAKMPDHIAAELVDKRVAN from the coding sequence GTGTCGGTTTCGTCTATTGAGTTAGAAAAAATAAGAAATATAGGCATCATGGCCCACATTGATGCTGGTAAGACCACCACGACAGAAAGGATACTCCTTTACACTGGTGTGAATAGGACCGTTGGAGAAGTCCATGAAGGTGCTGCAACGATGGACTGGATGGAGCAGGAGAAGGAGCGTGGTATTACTATCACCTCTGCTGCGACCACATGTTGGTGGAAGGGTGCGAAAATTAATATCATTGATACGCCTGGTCACGTTGATTTCACAATCGAAGTTGAGCGTTCGCTCAGGGTTTTGGATGGTGCTGTTGCAGTTTTTGATGGTGTAGCAGGTGTGGAACCTCAGTCTGAAACGGTTTGGAGGCAGGCTGATAAGCACAATGTCCCGCGTCTGTGTTTTGTTAACAAAATGGATAGAATGGGGGCGGATTTCTATCGTTGTGCCGAAATGATCGTTAGTAAGCTCAACGCAAATCCTGTGGTAGTACAGCTACCTATCGGTGTGTCCGAATCATTCGTTGGTGTTGTAGATCTTGTAAAAATGCAGGCTATCTACTGGCAAGGTGATGATTTTGGTGCGAAGTTTGAGTATAGAGAGATCCCGGCAGATTTGGTCGAGCAGGCTACATTGTATCGAGAAAAATTAATGGAAAAGATTGCCGAGACAGATGATAAATTCATGGATAGGTATTTCGGCGGAGAGAGGATTTCTGAGGAGGAGATAAAGGCGGCAATCCGAGCTGGAACAATTGGCTATCACTTTGTACCTGTCCTCTGTGGCTCTGCGTTTAAGAATAAGGGTGTGCAGCCATTGCTTGACGCGGTTGTGGATTATCTTCCCTCTCCGGTTGATACGAAGGATATTGTTGGTGAAAATGAAAAAGGTGAGAAGATCAACGTAAAGCCGGATCCGAAGGCTCCTTTTGTGGGACTCGCATTCAAGGTGATGAACGATCCCTATGTTGGTTCGTTGACATTTGTAAGGATTTATTCGGGCACTCTGAATAGCGGAGACGTGGTGATTAATTCTCATGGGGGTAATAAAGAAAGAATAGGGAGAATGCTCCTAATGCATGCTAACTCACGAGAAGATGTGAAAAGTGAGACAGCTGGTAATATTGTTGCGTTAGCGGGGCTTAAAAATACAAGTACTGGTGATACACTTTGTGCCTCTGGGAGGGTGATAACCTTAGAGAGGATCTCTGCGCCTGATCCAGTGATTGAGATTGCGATTGAGCCCAAATCCACGGCTGAGCAGGAGAAGATGGCACTGGCTGTAGCTAGATTATGTGCAGAGGATCCTTCTTTAAAAGTTGCAAGTAACGAGGAAACGGGGCAGACCTTACTTAGAGGTATGGGGGAACTGCATTTAGAGATCATTTTAGACAGGCTGAAGCGCGAGTTTAACGTTAATGTCAATGTTGGTGATCCTCAGGTTGCTTATAGAGAAACCATCACGCGGTCCTATGAGATAGATTATACTCATAAGAAGCAAACCGGTGGTGCGGGTCAGTTTGCTCGTGTGAAAATGTTGTTCGAACCGTATACTGAGGGAGAATTTCTCTTTGAGAGCAAGATTACGGGAGGTGCTATACCTAAAGAATATATTCCTGGTGTTGAAAAAGGCTTGATTTCCGTTAAGAACAAGGGACTGTTGGCTAATTATCCGATCATTGGATTTAAAGTGACATTGCTAGATGGAGCCTTTCACGATGTAGATTCTAGTGTGCTTGCGTTTGAGATTGCAGCGAGAGATGCGTTTAAGGAAGCAGCTAAAAAGCTAGGACTCAAGATTATGGAGCCCCTTATGAGTGTTGAAATCGTTACACCTGAAGAGTATACTGGTACGGTTATTGGTGACCTGAATAGCAGAAGAGGAAAAATAGCCGAAATGGAGGCTAAAGGTAATGCACGCGTTATCTCTGGTGTCGTGCCGTTGTCTAGAATGTTCGGTTATGTCAATGATTTGCGTTCGTCTACCCAGGGGCGCGCTAGCTACTCGATGGAGTTCAAAGAATATGCAAAAATGCCCGATCATATAGCTGCTGAGCTGGTTGACAAGCGTGTTGCTAATTAG
- the rpsG gene encoding 30S ribosomal protein S7: MSRRNVAKKREVSADRKYNSKIVAKLINHVMKKGKRALAEKIVYGAMEKAEKQLGVPAMDVLTGVLTNISPAVELRSFRAGGVNYRIPVPIKEDRSRFIAFGWLLSEARKRKGMCSRDRLALELLDAHSSHGGAFRKFEENLKVAESGRAFSHFRFFNTGGARRSNPSNNVTGNR, from the coding sequence ATGTCTAGGCGAAATGTAGCCAAAAAGCGTGAGGTCTCTGCGGATAGGAAGTATAACAGCAAGATCGTTGCGAAGCTTATAAATCATGTGATGAAAAAGGGTAAACGTGCGCTGGCGGAGAAAATAGTCTATGGTGCTATGGAGAAGGCTGAGAAACAGCTTGGTGTTCCAGCAATGGATGTACTGACAGGTGTGCTAACGAATATTTCTCCAGCTGTCGAGTTGCGTTCCTTTAGGGCTGGGGGTGTGAATTATAGAATCCCGGTCCCAATAAAGGAGGATAGATCCCGGTTTATTGCGTTCGGGTGGTTGCTATCTGAGGCGCGCAAGCGTAAAGGTATGTGTTCTAGGGATAGGCTAGCGCTAGAGCTCTTGGATGCTCATTCTAGTCACGGTGGTGCGTTTAGGAAGTTTGAAGAGAATCTTAAGGTTGCCGAGTCTGGGCGCGCGTTCTCGCATTTTAGGTTTTTCAATACTGGGGGTGCTAGAAGAAGCAATCCTAGTAACAATGTTACTGGTAATAGGTAG
- the rpsL gene encoding 30S ribosomal protein S12 produces MPTINQLVRKPRKAPARINRVPALNRNPLKRGICSKVYTTTPKKPNSALRKVARVRLSGGAEVIAYIPGEGHNLQEHSVVCIRGGRVKDLPGVRYHIVRGVFDTEGVKGRKKGRSKYGAKKS; encoded by the coding sequence ATGCCTACAATCAATCAGTTGGTGAGGAAGCCCAGGAAGGCTCCTGCCAGGATAAATAGGGTTCCAGCACTTAATAGGAATCCCTTGAAAAGAGGAATATGCTCTAAGGTTTATACGACAACACCTAAGAAGCCGAACTCTGCGCTGAGGAAAGTTGCCAGGGTGAGATTATCTGGTGGAGCTGAGGTGATTGCGTATATTCCTGGTGAAGGACACAATCTTCAGGAACACTCTGTTGTTTGTATACGTGGTGGACGCGTGAAGGACTTGCCTGGTGTGCGTTATCACATAGTCAGAGGGGTGTTTGATACCGAGGGTGTCAAAGGAAGAAAAAAAGGAAGATCTAAGTATGGTGCTAAGAAAAGTTGA
- a CDS encoding ATP-dependent DNA helicase RecG: MAELFDPIDKILLLEEKMLEVVRNLVSGSRVVDLLLSKPRGFINRRNFKEVANSIDGEFVTIEAKYEGSKEHFHKFRRVRRFHKFFFKDKNGDSLEVIFFAKTHLQRKLKIGEWYLVNGRIGANAQMFHPDKILKRSELANLYAFEPKYRLSDGITNYQFSSLVDRLLKSYEPPQEWLEKTSLRRNSLISWEKAIKQLHHPSSDVEFEQACKRLAYDEILAMHLVNNSLYTRVLNQKKERIKGDGSMTALLRSRLPFSLTAGQEEVIEKIYALQGQTLRMIALLQGDVGSGKTLVVLFAMLNAVEMGKQVVLLSPTVVLAKQHFEVLQKLVPEVKPVLLIGGQIACSKEQLLQDIRSGDAKVIVATHAILAGEVPFFDLGLLVIDEQHRFGANQRTKLVRENPGVDLVLVSATPIPRTIGQVLFGSITLLNLKEKPRSRPVVTTSTVAKSKITKLIDRIKVVLGKGSKVFWICPVIEESENSSVVSVTERFRLLKKHFADEVDCVHGVLSAQKMEEKLTLFRNGKTRILLATTVVEVGVDIPDVDVIVIEDADHFGLAQLHQLRGRVGRGNKKSFCILLYDSHKITENGKKRLKILRESSDGFFIAEEDFKLRGVGDIFGVKQSGFYKFKFLDRPFEHSFFESASREAQDAIHMGRIAQYEVLIKVFFSDNNYYL; the protein is encoded by the coding sequence ATGGCCGAGTTGTTTGATCCAATAGATAAGATTTTGCTACTTGAGGAGAAAATGCTTGAGGTGGTACGTAACCTCGTTTCTGGGAGTAGAGTTGTCGATTTATTACTGTCCAAGCCAAGGGGATTTATTAATAGGCGTAATTTTAAGGAGGTTGCAAATTCAATAGATGGAGAGTTTGTAACAATTGAGGCAAAGTATGAGGGATCAAAAGAGCACTTTCACAAATTTAGACGAGTAAGGCGATTCCACAAGTTTTTCTTCAAAGACAAAAATGGAGATTCCTTAGAAGTGATTTTTTTTGCAAAAACTCACTTACAGAGGAAGCTCAAAATAGGAGAATGGTACCTTGTAAATGGGCGAATAGGAGCAAATGCTCAGATGTTTCATCCTGACAAGATATTAAAACGTAGTGAGCTGGCTAATCTATACGCATTTGAGCCAAAATACCGTCTGTCAGATGGTATTACTAACTACCAGTTCTCGTCTTTGGTTGATAGATTGCTCAAGTCATATGAACCCCCTCAAGAGTGGCTGGAGAAAACGTCCCTAAGAAGGAACAGCCTAATATCATGGGAGAAAGCAATCAAGCAGTTGCACCATCCATCATCGGATGTGGAGTTCGAACAGGCATGCAAAAGGCTTGCTTATGATGAAATTCTTGCAATGCATTTGGTGAACAACAGTCTCTATACTCGAGTCTTGAATCAGAAGAAGGAGCGCATAAAAGGTGATGGCAGCATGACTGCTCTTTTGCGTTCACGATTGCCATTCAGTTTAACAGCGGGTCAAGAAGAGGTGATAGAAAAAATCTATGCGTTACAGGGGCAAACCCTAAGAATGATAGCGCTGCTACAAGGTGATGTTGGAAGTGGAAAGACACTTGTTGTGCTTTTCGCCATGCTTAATGCAGTGGAGATGGGTAAGCAAGTCGTTTTACTCTCACCAACTGTTGTATTGGCTAAGCAACATTTTGAGGTTCTGCAAAAATTGGTCCCGGAAGTAAAACCTGTGCTTCTAATCGGTGGACAGATTGCTTGCTCTAAGGAGCAACTTTTACAAGATATTAGATCTGGGGATGCAAAAGTCATTGTTGCCACGCATGCGATTTTAGCTGGTGAGGTGCCTTTCTTTGATCTGGGGCTCTTGGTCATAGATGAACAACACAGATTTGGAGCAAATCAAAGGACGAAGTTGGTCAGAGAGAATCCCGGGGTTGACCTAGTGCTCGTAAGTGCTACCCCGATTCCTCGTACAATAGGGCAAGTGTTGTTTGGTTCGATCACCTTGCTGAACCTTAAGGAAAAACCCAGGTCTAGACCAGTTGTAACTACCTCTACAGTAGCAAAAAGCAAAATTACAAAGCTCATTGATAGGATTAAAGTGGTTCTCGGAAAAGGGTCCAAAGTATTCTGGATTTGTCCTGTGATTGAGGAGAGCGAAAATTCAAGTGTCGTTTCTGTAACGGAAAGGTTTCGACTGCTCAAGAAACACTTTGCCGATGAAGTAGATTGTGTTCATGGCGTGTTGTCAGCCCAGAAAATGGAGGAAAAACTCACTCTCTTTCGCAACGGTAAAACGAGAATACTACTTGCTACGACCGTTGTTGAGGTTGGTGTAGACATTCCGGACGTAGACGTAATAGTTATTGAAGATGCAGACCATTTTGGACTAGCTCAGCTCCATCAACTTAGAGGCAGAGTTGGTCGCGGAAACAAAAAGTCTTTTTGCATTCTTCTGTATGATTCCCACAAAATCACTGAAAACGGAAAGAAAAGGCTAAAGATACTTAGAGAATCTAGCGATGGTTTCTTCATAGCGGAAGAAGATTTTAAACTGCGTGGTGTTGGTGATATTTTCGGGGTCAAGCAATCCGGATTTTACAAGTTTAAGTTTTTAGATAGACCTTTTGAACACTCATTTTTCGAGAGTGCATCAAGGGAAGCACAGGATGCTATACATATGGGCAGGATAGCTCAATATGAGGTGTTGATAAAAGTATTTTTTTCAGATAATAATTATTACCTGTAG
- a CDS encoding complex I subunit 4 family protein, with amino-acid sequence MIQLVLARCSEGVIHSKIMTPLFLLLPLFASLIVLFASNSRYYLSILFSASTFLISLVLAARAGSEFVVFQVGAIILKMDELSCIMLLLTSLLTMLCMVMAKDRSSGYLSMLFLLEFVLAVFFLATDLLTFYIMFELSLVPIFFIIGLWGGKKRVHAAFKIFLYTLFGSVGFLISILYLFTELGTLEISSLIYLVEETIPVAAQKLIWIALFFAFAVKIPMFPFHTWLPDAHVQAPTEGSVILAGVLIKLGAYGMLKVLLPILPSLSREFSTLALSLSAIAVIYTSLVALAQTDMKKLIAYSSIAHMGIVTAGLFAFNIEGYKGAIFQMVSHGLVSSGLFFCIGSIYNRSATRQIADHSGIMNFAPKLGFAFVLFSLAAIGLPGTAGFVGEFLALAGLFQSTEVFAILCTTGVVLGACYMLYLCRRIIWGSPTGNIFQDIQLHEAIPIFTLTILVMILGLYPNLLLNFLR; translated from the coding sequence ATGATACAACTTGTGCTCGCTCGTTGTTCAGAAGGGGTTATCCATAGCAAAATAATGACACCACTGTTCTTGCTGCTTCCCTTGTTTGCATCGTTGATTGTGTTGTTTGCATCAAACAGTAGATACTATCTTTCCATTCTGTTTTCTGCCTCCACATTTTTGATTTCTCTTGTTTTAGCTGCACGTGCTGGTTCCGAGTTTGTGGTCTTTCAAGTGGGAGCGATCATACTCAAAATGGATGAACTTTCCTGCATAATGCTGCTTTTGACGTCCCTGCTTACGATGCTCTGCATGGTCATGGCAAAGGACAGATCTTCTGGCTATCTTAGCATGCTATTCTTGCTTGAATTCGTGCTCGCGGTGTTTTTTTTGGCAACGGATCTACTTACCTTCTACATAATGTTTGAGCTTTCGCTCGTCCCAATTTTTTTCATTATTGGTCTCTGGGGGGGCAAGAAGAGAGTACATGCAGCATTTAAGATCTTTTTATACACATTGTTTGGATCGGTTGGATTTTTAATATCGATTTTATACCTATTTACAGAACTCGGTACGCTTGAAATTAGCTCCTTAATCTATTTGGTAGAAGAGACAATCCCGGTTGCAGCACAAAAACTTATTTGGATTGCGTTATTCTTTGCATTTGCCGTCAAGATACCAATGTTTCCGTTTCATACATGGCTCCCAGACGCACATGTTCAAGCACCAACAGAAGGTTCAGTAATACTTGCAGGCGTGCTGATAAAACTAGGGGCATATGGAATGCTCAAAGTTTTGTTGCCAATTCTTCCATCGCTCAGCAGAGAGTTCTCTACTTTAGCACTTTCGCTCAGTGCAATTGCAGTAATTTACACCTCGTTGGTCGCACTCGCACAGACAGACATGAAGAAACTAATCGCATACTCATCGATTGCACATATGGGAATCGTAACTGCCGGTCTTTTTGCCTTCAATATTGAAGGATACAAAGGGGCTATATTTCAAATGGTAAGTCATGGTTTGGTTTCCTCAGGATTATTTTTCTGTATAGGCTCCATTTACAACCGCAGTGCAACAAGACAAATTGCTGACCACTCTGGCATAATGAATTTCGCTCCCAAGTTAGGGTTTGCATTTGTGCTCTTTTCACTTGCGGCGATTGGCCTTCCTGGTACCGCAGGCTTTGTGGGTGAGTTCCTTGCACTTGCGGGATTGTTTCAGAGCACAGAGGTGTTTGCAATACTCTGCACTACTGGTGTAGTTCTAGGAGCATGTTATATGCTCTACCTTTGCAGACGCATTATCTGGGGCTCCCCGACGGGCAACATCTTTCAAGATATTCAACTACATGAGGCCATACCAATCTTTACTTTAACCATCTTGGTTATGATTTTGGGACTTTACCCGAACTTGCTTCTTAATTTTTTGAGATGA
- a CDS encoding NADH-quinone oxidoreductase subunit N has product MNQYLFLLPEITLFTLSCLLLFLKGKNELGLVSVLITFAVTFFSYTRTSVEILNGMLHISPFTQTVKLVILAFACIFFVQAVAVKQSYSKNFSVLVLLSLLGMLLSVSSSTLPSLYLAVELHSIGQYILACIKHKSIKSTEAGVKYTLLGTFMSAVMIYGISLIFTVSGDLSIKSLFVADNKIHSIGILLFISGLMFKIAAAPFHAWIGDIYEGSPTISTTFFAVLPKLSLIVVLVSLISNVEPIAYDESAYPIELMKNSQYLRNILFICGILSIAFGTFSAFGQKNIKRFIGFASITHVGYMLLGISNSASLSFGNPGIAYALVYSFTNLGILSVVLMLKDKHISSLKKLRCSNNLVALAFVLLLFSSAGVPPFIGFWSKAYIVKTLVETNHIPTALFSMLAGIISAFYYARIAKETYFINTTEQNTEASLRHNKLLSSVVILCALFSTFGFILLVY; this is encoded by the coding sequence ATGAATCAGTATCTGTTTTTACTACCTGAAATCACACTTTTTACTCTTTCCTGTTTGCTGCTTTTCTTAAAAGGCAAGAATGAGCTTGGACTGGTTTCTGTGTTGATCACTTTTGCAGTGACGTTTTTCAGTTATACTCGCACATCAGTTGAAATCTTAAATGGGATGCTACACATCTCTCCTTTCACACAAACTGTTAAGCTTGTAATACTTGCTTTTGCCTGTATCTTTTTTGTACAGGCTGTCGCAGTAAAGCAATCATACTCAAAAAATTTTTCAGTCTTAGTGCTACTTTCGCTCCTTGGAATGCTACTTTCTGTTTCGTCAAGCACTTTACCGTCCCTATACCTAGCTGTAGAACTTCATAGCATAGGACAATACATACTGGCTTGTATAAAGCATAAATCGATTAAAAGCACAGAAGCAGGTGTGAAGTATACACTTCTGGGAACATTCATGTCGGCAGTAATGATATACGGAATATCATTAATATTTACGGTTTCCGGTGATCTTTCGATAAAAAGCCTTTTTGTAGCAGACAATAAAATCCACTCTATAGGAATTCTGTTATTCATTTCAGGACTAATGTTTAAGATTGCTGCCGCACCCTTTCATGCATGGATAGGTGATATCTACGAAGGATCTCCTACGATTTCTACAACATTTTTTGCTGTGCTGCCGAAACTTTCCCTCATTGTAGTATTAGTCTCGCTCATCTCTAACGTGGAACCTATTGCGTACGATGAATCTGCCTACCCTATTGAGCTGATGAAAAACTCTCAATATCTTAGGAACATACTCTTTATCTGTGGTATTTTGTCCATTGCTTTTGGTACGTTTTCTGCCTTTGGACAAAAAAATATTAAGAGATTTATAGGATTTGCATCCATTACACACGTCGGTTACATGCTGCTTGGAATAAGCAACTCAGCAAGTCTATCGTTTGGAAATCCAGGAATTGCATATGCACTAGTGTATTCTTTCACAAATCTTGGCATTCTGTCTGTCGTATTGATGCTCAAAGATAAACATATCAGTTCTCTGAAAAAGCTCAGGTGCTCGAATAACCTTGTTGCCCTTGCATTTGTACTCTTGCTTTTCTCTTCCGCTGGAGTGCCACCGTTTATAGGGTTCTGGAGCAAGGCATATATAGTGAAGACTCTCGTTGAAACAAACCATATTCCCACTGCCCTTTTTTCAATGCTTGCTGGCATCATCTCAGCTTTTTACTACGCAAGAATAGCCAAGGAAACCTATTTTATAAACACAACAGAACAGAATACTGAGGCAAGCTTGAGACATAATAAGCTTCTCAGTTCGGTAGTAATTTTGTGTGCCCTGTTCTCAACATTCGGGTTTATACTTCTGGTTTACTGA
- a CDS encoding biotin--[acetyl-CoA-carboxylase] ligase, translated as MFSRPLSLIRLKSPENTNDAVKDFISKGNCTLLIGEKPLFGKTRNGKSDWKIMEGNLFMSIGLFNEDVKTGEIVFKVVVAVGELLSNWVENLQYKWPNDILVGGKKICGILLEYNSGKLVIGIGINVLHSPYEWTTCLDKYHLISLNELPLQILASLRKHESKPIEQIVAIWRSKAFLLGKEIDFNANGKLERGVFIDVALDGALVLEDLHTKEQKKFYSGSICTT; from the coding sequence ATGTTCTCGCGTCCTCTTAGCTTAATACGCCTTAAATCTCCAGAAAACACGAATGACGCTGTAAAAGATTTCATCTCGAAGGGCAATTGTACACTCCTAATTGGAGAAAAACCGCTTTTTGGAAAAACAAGAAATGGAAAAAGTGATTGGAAAATCATGGAAGGCAATCTTTTCATGAGTATTGGGCTGTTCAACGAAGATGTAAAAACAGGAGAAATTGTTTTTAAAGTAGTTGTTGCAGTAGGTGAATTGCTCTCAAATTGGGTAGAGAATCTTCAGTACAAGTGGCCTAATGATATCCTGGTTGGGGGGAAAAAAATTTGTGGAATATTACTGGAATACAACTCCGGCAAATTAGTCATAGGGATAGGAATAAACGTACTACATTCACCGTATGAATGGACCACCTGTTTGGACAAGTACCACCTGATTTCTCTCAATGAACTTCCACTCCAGATCCTAGCCTCACTTAGAAAGCACGAAAGCAAACCAATTGAACAAATCGTTGCAATATGGAGAAGCAAAGCATTCTTGTTAGGAAAGGAAATCGACTTTAATGCAAATGGAAAATTAGAAAGAGGCGTTTTCATTGACGTCGCACTAGATGGCGCTCTTGTACTAGAAGATCTGCATACTAAAGAGCAAAAAAAATTTTATTCGGGGTCTATATGTACTACGTAA
- a CDS encoding polyprenyl synthetase family protein — MTVQKKLQKASRLIHETLKESLALFPSEDELFQAIRYSLLAESSHIRGFLVLELGTLFNIPYVDTIEVAAAIEMIHSFSLIHDDLPALDNSNERRNQPACHIAFRESTAILAGDALLVLAYQMLSRYGAPLVQRTSKYILEMIAGQVHDVGSGSTLTADEINKMKSGSLFALSCSSVGHIANGAQSELTVLEAFGYEIGVIFQAVDDIKDGDAKNDPQNTITISLKKVKEIVSTTFLLEKKTLIDELVTLIINGSL; from the coding sequence ATGACTGTTCAAAAAAAGTTGCAAAAAGCATCAAGACTGATTCATGAAACTCTAAAAGAGAGTCTAGCTCTCTTTCCAAGTGAAGATGAACTTTTTCAAGCAATTAGATATTCCCTTCTTGCAGAAAGCTCACATATTCGTGGCTTTCTAGTGCTAGAACTTGGCACACTATTTAATATCCCATATGTGGATACCATAGAAGTTGCCGCTGCAATTGAAATGATTCACTCCTTTTCACTCATACATGACGATCTCCCAGCCTTAGATAACTCAAACGAAAGAAGGAATCAGCCTGCATGTCATATCGCTTTCCGAGAGAGCACCGCCATACTCGCTGGAGATGCTTTGTTGGTTTTGGCTTATCAGATGCTCAGTCGTTACGGTGCACCGCTTGTGCAAAGGACTTCCAAATACATATTAGAAATGATTGCAGGACAGGTTCATGACGTGGGAAGTGGTTCTACACTCACAGCAGATGAAATCAATAAAATGAAATCTGGCTCACTTTTTGCATTGAGTTGTTCTAGTGTTGGTCACATTGCAAACGGTGCACAAAGCGAGCTTACTGTATTAGAAGCATTTGGGTACGAAATAGGCGTCATTTTTCAAGCTGTGGATGATATAAAAGATGGAGACGCAAAAAATGACCCTCAAAATACTATCACTATTTCCCTCAAAAAGGTTAAGGAAATTGTTAGCACAACATTTCTGCTTGAAAAAAAGACACTTATAGACGAATTAGTCACTTTAATCATCAATGGATCGCTCTAG